One stretch of Pseudoxanthomonas sp. Root65 DNA includes these proteins:
- a CDS encoding AAA family ATPase, with protein MARIIAVANQKGGVGKTTTAVNLAAALARAPQRVLLVDLDAQGNATMGSGVDKREVEASTCDVLLGEVDAKAAVVTTPEGFDLMPGNIDLTAAEIQLMDVDGREQRLKSALQPIRDDYDFIIVDCPPALSLLTLNALTAADSVLVPMQCEYYALEGLSALMETIEALRARLNPGLEIEGVLRTMFDIRNNLANAVSGELTTHFGDKVFRTIVPRNVRVAEAPSHGQSIVGYDRASRGGVAYLGLAGEILRRAADRKKQQKQMEHA; from the coding sequence ATGGCCCGCATCATCGCCGTCGCCAACCAGAAAGGCGGAGTCGGCAAGACCACCACCGCCGTCAACCTGGCCGCCGCGCTGGCACGCGCGCCGCAGCGGGTGCTGCTGGTCGACCTGGATGCGCAGGGCAACGCGACGATGGGCAGCGGCGTCGACAAGCGCGAGGTGGAAGCCTCGACCTGCGACGTGCTGCTGGGCGAAGTGGACGCGAAGGCCGCGGTGGTCACCACGCCCGAGGGTTTCGACCTGATGCCGGGCAACATCGACCTGACCGCCGCCGAGATCCAGCTGATGGACGTGGACGGCCGCGAGCAGCGCCTGAAGAGCGCCTTGCAGCCCATCCGCGACGACTACGACTTCATCATCGTCGACTGCCCGCCGGCGCTGTCACTGCTGACGCTCAACGCGCTGACCGCCGCCGATTCGGTGCTGGTGCCCATGCAGTGCGAGTACTACGCGCTGGAAGGCCTGTCGGCGCTGATGGAAACCATCGAGGCACTGCGTGCGCGCCTGAATCCCGGCCTGGAGATCGAAGGCGTGCTGCGCACGATGTTCGACATCCGCAACAACCTGGCCAACGCGGTCTCCGGAGAACTGACCACCCACTTCGGCGACAAGGTGTTCCGCACCATCGTGCCGCGCAACGTGCGCGTGGCCGAAGCGCCCAGCCACGGCCAGAGCATCGTCGGCTACGACCGCGCCTCGCGCGGTGGCGTCGCCTACCTGGGCCTGGCCGGCGAGATCCTGCGCCGCGCCGCCGACCGCAAGAAGCAACAGAAACAGATGGAGCACGCGTGA
- the cls gene encoding cardiolipin synthase has translation MDWSYGTALLIVDWLIRLAALWWIPSRTTPAAARSWLLLVGFVPLLGLPLYLLLGHPWLSRERIERQARASDVIREEQRPLSALRWTAHEGAAAEIAPLIERQGAFMPTHGNAVALLDDYDASLRALLDDIDSATQQVHLLYYLMFDDPVGDAVATALCRASARGVACRLLLDAVGAKRGLRAYTARLRAAGVEVHAMLPGGLQWRRSGRMDLRNHRKVAVIDNRIGYVGSQNLADAVFVPGHPNRELVARVQGPVVSHLEGVFASDWYIETGERLDVQPDLSVQAQDVAAQLLPSGPAYPFENARDTVNALIHLARQKVVLTTPYFVPDDATLSALRIAALSGVDVQLVLSATNNQTLTAWAQQSYYEELLACGVKIALYRPHFLHAKHLTVDDGIALVGSINLDIRSFALNAEIGLVCYDAGVVARIRAIEADYLAHADHVDRVAWRRRPGWQRSREGVARLADSLM, from the coding sequence ATGGACTGGTCCTACGGCACCGCGCTGCTGATCGTCGACTGGCTGATCCGGTTGGCGGCACTGTGGTGGATTCCCAGCCGGACCACGCCGGCGGCCGCGCGCAGCTGGCTGTTGCTGGTCGGCTTCGTGCCGCTGCTCGGCCTGCCGTTGTACCTGCTGCTCGGCCATCCCTGGCTTTCGCGCGAGCGCATCGAACGGCAGGCGCGGGCGTCGGACGTGATCCGCGAGGAACAGCGTCCGCTCAGCGCCCTGCGCTGGACGGCGCATGAAGGCGCGGCCGCCGAGATCGCGCCCCTGATCGAACGCCAGGGCGCCTTCATGCCCACGCATGGCAACGCGGTGGCGCTGCTGGACGACTACGACGCCTCACTGCGTGCCCTGCTCGACGACATCGACTCGGCCACGCAGCAGGTGCACCTGCTGTACTACCTGATGTTCGACGACCCCGTCGGCGATGCCGTCGCCACCGCGCTGTGCCGCGCGTCCGCGCGAGGCGTGGCCTGTCGCCTGCTGCTCGACGCGGTCGGCGCCAAGCGCGGGCTTCGCGCCTACACCGCTCGGCTGCGTGCGGCCGGCGTGGAGGTGCACGCCATGCTGCCCGGCGGCCTGCAGTGGCGGCGCAGCGGGCGCATGGATCTGCGCAACCACCGCAAGGTCGCCGTGATCGACAACCGGATCGGCTACGTGGGCTCGCAGAACCTGGCCGATGCGGTGTTCGTGCCCGGGCATCCGAACCGCGAACTGGTCGCGCGCGTGCAGGGGCCGGTGGTGTCGCACCTGGAAGGCGTGTTCGCCAGCGACTGGTACATCGAGACCGGTGAGCGCCTCGACGTGCAGCCCGACCTCAGCGTGCAGGCGCAGGACGTGGCCGCGCAACTGCTGCCCAGCGGGCCGGCCTATCCGTTCGAGAACGCACGCGACACCGTCAACGCGCTGATCCATCTCGCCCGCCAGAAGGTGGTGCTGACCACGCCCTACTTCGTGCCCGACGACGCCACGCTCAGTGCGCTGCGCATCGCCGCCCTGTCCGGCGTGGATGTGCAGCTGGTGCTGTCGGCCACCAACAACCAGACGCTGACGGCGTGGGCGCAGCAGTCGTACTACGAGGAACTGCTGGCCTGCGGGGTGAAGATCGCGCTGTACCGGCCGCACTTCCTGCATGCCAAGCACCTGACCGTGGACGATGGCATCGCCCTGGTCGGGTCCATCAACCTGGACATCCGCTCCTTCGCCCTCAACGCCGAGATCGGCCTGGTCTGTTACGACGCCGGCGTCGTGGCACGGATCCGCGCGATCGAGGCCGACTACCTGGCCCACGCCGATCACGTGGATCGCGTGGCATGGCGCCGCCGTCCCGGCTGGCAGCGCAGCCGCGA
- the rsmG gene encoding 16S rRNA (guanine(527)-N(7))-methyltransferase RsmG: MNDSAFPADLRDDLHRGLDTLGLDADALAPPLLAYLALLDRWNRTYNLTAIRDPREMVTRHLLDSLAMHPFVDDLAANGGALADLGTGPGLPGIPLAIAKPGLRVTLVESNGKKARFLREAVRTLKLDNARVAESRAEALDEPQAYDALTARALDVLAGIIEVGGHLLKPGGALLAMKGVRPDEEIAALPAGWSVDTIQPLAVPGLVGERHMVVVRRD; encoded by the coding sequence ATGAACGACTCCGCCTTCCCCGCCGACCTGCGTGACGACCTCCACCGCGGCCTCGACACGCTGGGCCTGGATGCCGATGCGCTGGCGCCGCCGCTGCTCGCCTACCTGGCCCTGCTCGACCGCTGGAACAGGACCTACAACCTCACCGCCATCCGCGACCCCCGCGAGATGGTCACGCGCCACCTGCTGGACTCGCTGGCGATGCATCCGTTCGTGGACGACCTGGCGGCGAACGGCGGCGCGCTGGCCGACCTCGGCACCGGTCCGGGCCTGCCCGGCATTCCGCTGGCCATCGCCAAGCCCGGCCTGCGCGTCACCCTGGTGGAGAGCAACGGCAAGAAGGCGCGCTTCCTGCGCGAGGCCGTGCGCACGTTGAAACTGGACAACGCACGCGTGGCCGAATCTCGCGCCGAAGCGCTGGACGAACCGCAGGCCTACGACGCGCTCACCGCCCGCGCGCTGGACGTGCTGGCCGGCATCATCGAGGTCGGCGGTCACCTGCTGAAGCCCGGTGGCGCCCTGCTGGCGATGAAGGGCGTGCGCCCCGACGAGGAGATCGCCGCGCTGCCGGCCGGCTGGTCGGTGGACACGATCCAGCCCCTGGCGGTGCCGGGCCTGGTCGGGGAGCGCCACATGGTGGTCGTGCGCCGCGACTGA
- the rpmG gene encoding 50S ribosomal protein L33 — MASKRDKIRLISSANTGHFYTTDKNKKNTPGKMEIKKYDPVVRKHVIYKEGKIK, encoded by the coding sequence ATGGCATCCAAGCGCGACAAGATCCGTCTGATCTCCTCGGCCAACACCGGCCACTTCTACACGACGGACAAGAACAAGAAGAACACCCCGGGCAAGATGGAAATCAAGAAGTACGACCCGGTCGTGCGCAAGCACGTGATCTACAAGGAAGGCAAGATCAAGTGA
- the rpmB gene encoding 50S ribosomal protein L28, with product MSRVCQVTGKRVMTGNNVSHANNKTRRRFLPNLHERRFWVASENRWVKLKVSAHALRTIDKNGIDSVLAELRARGEKI from the coding sequence ATGTCCCGCGTATGCCAAGTGACCGGCAAGCGTGTGATGACGGGTAACAACGTCAGCCACGCCAACAACAAGACCCGTCGTCGTTTCCTGCCCAACCTGCACGAGCGCCGCTTCTGGGTCGCCAGCGAAAACCGCTGGGTCAAACTGAAAGTTTCCGCGCACGCGCTGCGCACCATCGACAAGAACGGCATCGACTCCGTCCTGGCCGAGCTGCGCGCGCGCGGCGAGAAGATCTGA
- a CDS encoding ParB/RepB/Spo0J family partition protein produces the protein MSAPKKRGLGRGLEALLGPKAAETPPPEAQPGEALRTVPVQQLQPGKYQPRMQMDASKLSELAESIKAQGVIQPIVVRELSPGKFEIVAGERRWRASQEAGLAEVPVVVRDLDDRTVIAMALIENIQREDLNPLEEAQSLQRLINEFALTHAEAAEAVGRSRAAVSNLLRLLELPPAIRALLEARRLEMGHARALLTLSPDLASKLASDAAEQGWSVREVEHRAQQFAAGKVPVTGKKAKPAKAAPQPDIASLETELSESLGTRVTIAHGRGGKGKLIIQYTDLDTLDGVLERLRPKA, from the coding sequence ATGAGCGCCCCCAAGAAGCGCGGCCTGGGTCGCGGACTGGAAGCCCTGCTCGGCCCGAAGGCCGCCGAGACGCCGCCGCCGGAAGCCCAGCCGGGCGAGGCGCTGCGCACCGTGCCCGTGCAGCAGCTGCAGCCGGGCAAGTACCAGCCGCGCATGCAGATGGATGCCTCCAAGCTCAGCGAGCTGGCCGAATCGATCAAGGCGCAGGGTGTGATCCAGCCGATCGTCGTGCGCGAGCTGTCGCCGGGCAAGTTCGAGATCGTCGCCGGCGAACGCCGCTGGCGCGCCTCGCAGGAAGCCGGGCTGGCCGAAGTGCCGGTGGTGGTGCGCGACCTGGACGACCGCACCGTCATCGCGATGGCGCTGATCGAGAACATCCAGCGCGAAGACCTCAACCCGCTGGAAGAGGCGCAGTCGCTGCAGCGGCTGATCAACGAATTCGCCCTCACCCACGCCGAAGCCGCCGAAGCCGTCGGCCGCTCGCGCGCAGCGGTGTCCAACCTGCTGCGCCTGCTGGAACTGCCGCCGGCGATCCGTGCCCTGCTGGAAGCCCGCCGCCTGGAAATGGGCCACGCGCGCGCCCTGCTGACGCTGTCGCCGGACCTCGCCAGCAAGCTCGCCTCCGACGCCGCCGAACAGGGCTGGTCGGTCCGCGAGGTCGAACACCGCGCCCAGCAGTTCGCCGCCGGCAAGGTGCCGGTCACCGGCAAGAAGGCCAAGCCGGCCAAGGCGGCACCGCAGCCGGACATCGCCTCGCTGGAAACCGAACTCTCCGAGAGCCTCGGCACCCGCGTCACCATCGCCCACGGCCGCGGCGGCAAGGGCAAGCTGATCATCCAGTACACCGACCTGGACACGCTGGACGGCGTGCTGGAACGGCTGCGCCCGAAGGCCTGA
- the xth gene encoding exodeoxyribonuclease III, translating into MKIASWNVNSLNVRLPHLTQWLGAFAPDVVGLQETKLEDHRFPDTALAELGYRSVFAGQKTYNGVALLSREPIGEVQVGIPGFEDEQKRVIAATVGDVRIVNLYVVNGQDVGTDKYAYKLRWLDAVHDWIAAELQTHPKLVVMGDFNIAPDDRDVFDPKVWNDDHILTSTAERAALQRLYALGLHDAFRLHTDEANVYSWWDYRMGGLRRNLGLRIDLTLVSDALRAQAVESGIDREPRTWERPSDHAPAWVRLGG; encoded by the coding sequence ATGAAGATCGCCAGCTGGAACGTCAATTCGCTCAACGTGCGCCTGCCGCACCTCACCCAGTGGCTGGGCGCGTTCGCGCCGGATGTCGTGGGCCTGCAGGAGACCAAGCTGGAGGACCACCGCTTTCCGGATACCGCGCTGGCGGAGCTGGGCTACCGCAGCGTGTTCGCCGGGCAGAAGACCTACAACGGCGTGGCGCTGCTGTCGCGTGAGCCGATCGGCGAGGTGCAGGTCGGCATTCCCGGCTTCGAGGACGAGCAGAAGCGCGTGATCGCCGCGACCGTGGGCGACGTGCGCATTGTCAACCTGTACGTGGTCAACGGCCAGGACGTGGGCACCGACAAGTACGCCTACAAGCTGCGCTGGCTGGACGCCGTGCACGACTGGATCGCCGCCGAATTGCAGACGCATCCGAAGCTGGTGGTGATGGGCGACTTCAACATCGCACCGGACGACCGCGACGTGTTCGATCCCAAGGTGTGGAACGACGACCACATCCTGACCTCCACCGCCGAACGCGCGGCGCTGCAGCGGCTGTACGCGCTGGGCCTGCACGACGCGTTCCGCCTCCACACCGACGAAGCCAACGTCTACAGCTGGTGGGATTACCGGATGGGCGGCCTGCGCCGCAACCTGGGCCTGCGCATCGACCTGACCCTGGTGTCCGACGCATTGCGCGCGCAAGCGGTGGAATCGGGCATCGACCGCGAACCGCGCACCTGGGAACGCCCCAGCGACCATGCCCCGGCATGGGTGCGACTGGGCGGTTGA
- a CDS encoding DUF885 family protein, with translation MNLRLAALLLACTPLHALAFAPSDADQRFQALYEKEWKWRQEQTGQADEDADTSGDKRRLPDVGADAQQARLKVWEQVLKDLDGIDAAALSPENRINLAIYRPQVQNLADEVRLGAYEMPFNSDSSFWSNLSFMARRPMKTANDYRAYAARLRDVPRYFDQHIANMRSGLKRGFTVPRAVLDGRDVSIAAVADLKDPEQSTFYTPYKKMPSSIPAAEQEALRKDVREAIRQQVVPAFGTLLTFFRSEYVPQARTTLAAEAMPGGKDFYAQQIREYTTLDLSAEQIHQIGLKEVARIQAEMQDVIKQTGFKGTFAEFLTFLRTDPQFYAKTPQQLLDRAAWISKRVDGEVGKYIGTLPRGRFTIVEVPADIAPFWTAGRGGLGTYWLNTYDLPSRPLYNLPALTLHESSPGHSLQAALAQEQGEQPAFRRDNYISAYGEGWALYTEKLGKEMGIYETPYEDFGRLTYEMWRAARLVIDTGVHHKGWTRDQALAYLRDHTALSEHEVTTEVDRYISWPAQALSYKLGEIAIVRLRGEAEQALGPKFDIKAFHDAVLRQGSVTLPVLEEQIRAFIAASKAGPGKAAAAAP, from the coding sequence TTGAACCTCCGCCTCGCCGCCCTGCTGCTCGCCTGCACCCCGCTGCACGCGCTCGCCTTCGCCCCCTCCGACGCCGACCAGCGCTTCCAGGCGCTGTACGAGAAGGAATGGAAGTGGCGGCAGGAACAGACCGGCCAGGCGGACGAGGATGCCGACACCAGCGGCGACAAGCGTCGCCTGCCAGACGTCGGCGCCGACGCGCAGCAGGCGCGGCTGAAGGTGTGGGAGCAGGTACTGAAGGATCTCGACGGCATCGACGCGGCGGCGCTGTCGCCGGAGAACCGCATCAATCTGGCGATCTACCGCCCGCAGGTGCAGAACCTGGCCGACGAAGTGCGGCTTGGCGCCTACGAAATGCCGTTCAATTCCGACTCCTCGTTCTGGTCGAACCTGTCGTTCATGGCCCGCCGGCCCATGAAGACGGCGAACGACTACCGTGCCTATGCCGCGCGCCTGCGCGACGTGCCGCGCTACTTCGACCAGCACATCGCCAACATGCGCAGTGGCCTGAAACGCGGCTTCACCGTGCCGCGCGCGGTGCTGGATGGCCGCGACGTATCGATCGCCGCAGTCGCCGATCTGAAGGACCCCGAACAGTCCACGTTCTACACCCCGTACAAGAAGATGCCGTCCAGCATTCCCGCCGCCGAGCAGGAGGCGCTGCGCAAGGACGTGCGCGAGGCGATCCGCCAACAGGTGGTGCCTGCGTTCGGCACGCTGCTGACGTTCTTCCGCAGCGAGTACGTGCCGCAGGCGCGCACCACGCTGGCGGCCGAAGCGATGCCCGGTGGCAAGGACTTCTACGCGCAGCAGATCCGCGAATACACCACGCTGGACCTCAGCGCCGAGCAGATCCACCAGATCGGCCTGAAGGAAGTCGCGCGCATCCAGGCCGAGATGCAGGACGTGATCAAGCAGACCGGGTTCAAGGGCACGTTCGCCGAGTTCCTGACCTTCCTGCGTACCGATCCGCAGTTCTACGCCAAGACGCCGCAGCAGCTGCTCGACCGTGCCGCGTGGATCTCCAAGCGCGTCGACGGTGAGGTCGGCAAGTACATCGGCACCCTGCCGCGCGGGCGCTTCACCATCGTCGAGGTGCCGGCCGACATCGCGCCGTTCTGGACCGCCGGCCGCGGCGGCCTGGGCACCTACTGGCTCAACACCTACGACCTGCCCTCGCGCCCGCTGTACAACCTGCCGGCGCTGACCCTGCACGAGTCCTCGCCCGGCCATTCGCTGCAGGCCGCGCTGGCACAGGAGCAGGGCGAACAGCCCGCGTTCCGCCGCGACAACTACATCTCCGCCTACGGCGAGGGCTGGGCGCTGTACACCGAAAAGCTGGGCAAGGAGATGGGCATCTACGAGACGCCGTACGAGGATTTCGGCCGGTTGACCTACGAGATGTGGCGCGCCGCCCGCCTAGTCATCGACACCGGCGTGCACCACAAGGGCTGGACCCGCGACCAGGCCCTGGCCTACCTGCGCGACCACACCGCCCTGTCCGAGCACGAAGTGACCACCGAAGTGGACCGCTACATCTCCTGGCCGGCGCAGGCGCTGAGCTACAAGCTGGGCGAGATCGCCATCGTCCGCCTGCGCGGCGAGGCCGAGCAGGCGCTGGGCCCGAAGTTCGACATCAAGGCCTTCCACGACGCCGTGCTGAGGCAGGGCTCGGTGACCCTGCCGGTGCTGGAGGAGCAGATCCGGGCCTTCATCGCCGCCAGCAAGGCGGGCCCGGGCAAGGCGGCGGCCGCGGCGCCGTGA
- a CDS encoding MFS transporter, which translates to MSTTSVPAKATRREWIGLAIIALPCVVYAMDLTVLNLALPAISAELDPTASQLLWIVDVYGFLVAGFLITMGTLGDRIGRRKLLLIGAAAFAVASVLAAFSRSAEMLIAMRALLGVAGATLAPSTMSLIRNMFHDEHQRQFAIGVWIAAFSVGGAIGPLVGGLLLQWWWWGAAFLAAVPVMVLLLVLGPKLLPEYRDPDAGRLDPASMAQSLFAVLAVVYGLKRIAEYGIDPRGIAVFVSGIALGVLFVRRQKHLAYPFLDVTLFRRPAFSAAIVAYALAGLSMMGVYIFMTQYLQLVLGLTPLQAGLATVPWSLCFTVGSLLAPRLARHWGARQVMVRGLLLAAVGFAITALVVPPYGLWILIAGMLAMSLGMAPVFTVGNELIITTAPPERAGAASALAETSAELSGALGIAILGSLGMLAYRLWLDPALPTALPDADATRALSTLGGAVTVAGEIGGAAGTAIADTARSAFTDAMRAIAVFGMAMMLLAAWMAARLMRDGEGAAHGMAVADDTAGA; encoded by the coding sequence ATGTCGACCACGTCTGTACCCGCCAAAGCCACCCGCCGCGAATGGATCGGGCTGGCCATCATCGCCCTGCCCTGCGTGGTCTATGCGATGGACCTGACCGTGCTGAACCTGGCGCTGCCGGCGATCAGCGCCGAACTCGATCCCACCGCTAGCCAATTGCTGTGGATCGTCGACGTGTACGGCTTCCTCGTCGCCGGCTTCCTGATCACCATGGGCACGCTGGGCGACCGGATCGGCCGGCGCAAGCTGTTGCTGATCGGCGCGGCGGCGTTCGCGGTGGCCTCGGTACTGGCGGCGTTCTCGCGCAGCGCGGAGATGCTGATCGCGATGCGTGCCCTGCTCGGCGTGGCCGGCGCGACCCTGGCACCGTCGACGATGTCGCTGATCCGCAACATGTTCCATGACGAACACCAACGCCAGTTCGCCATCGGCGTGTGGATCGCCGCGTTCTCGGTCGGCGGCGCCATCGGGCCGCTGGTCGGCGGCCTGCTGCTGCAATGGTGGTGGTGGGGCGCGGCCTTCCTGGCGGCAGTGCCGGTGATGGTGCTGCTGCTGGTGCTGGGACCGAAGCTGCTGCCGGAGTACCGTGATCCCGACGCCGGCAGACTCGACCCGGCCAGCATGGCGCAGTCGCTGTTCGCGGTGCTGGCGGTGGTCTACGGGCTCAAGCGCATCGCCGAGTACGGCATCGATCCGCGGGGCATCGCCGTGTTCGTGTCCGGCATCGCGCTGGGCGTGCTGTTCGTGCGCCGGCAGAAGCACCTGGCGTATCCGTTCCTCGACGTCACCCTGTTCCGGCGACCGGCGTTCTCTGCCGCCATCGTCGCCTATGCGCTGGCCGGCCTGTCGATGATGGGCGTGTACATCTTCATGACCCAGTACCTGCAACTGGTGCTGGGGCTGACGCCACTGCAGGCCGGCCTTGCGACGGTGCCGTGGTCGCTGTGCTTCACCGTCGGCTCGCTGCTGGCGCCCCGGCTGGCACGGCACTGGGGCGCGCGCCAGGTGATGGTGCGCGGCCTGCTGCTGGCCGCGGTCGGCTTCGCCATCACCGCGCTGGTGGTGCCGCCCTACGGACTGTGGATCCTGATCGCCGGCATGCTGGCGATGAGCCTGGGCATGGCGCCGGTCTTCACCGTCGGCAACGAACTGATCATCACCACCGCGCCGCCGGAGCGCGCGGGCGCGGCGTCCGCACTGGCGGAAACCAGCGCCGAACTCAGCGGCGCACTGGGCATCGCGATCCTGGGCAGTCTCGGCATGCTGGCCTACCGGCTATGGCTGGACCCCGCCTTGCCCACGGCATTGCCCGATGCGGACGCCACGCGCGCGTTGTCGACGCTGGGCGGCGCGGTCACGGTCGCCGGCGAGATCGGTGGGGCCGCGGGAACGGCCATCGCCGACACCGCACGCAGCGCCTTCACCGATGCCATGCGCGCCATCGCCGTGTTCGGCATGGCGATGATGCTGCTCGCGGCGTGGATGGCCGCGCGGTTGATGCGCGATGGCGAAGGCGCCGCCCACGGCATGGCCGTGGCCGACGACACCGCGGGCGCGTGA
- a CDS encoding GlsB/YeaQ/YmgE family stress response membrane protein codes for MNFLIYLIVGGIAGWLASIVMKRDGSQGIILNVVVGIIGGFLGGWLLPTLGLGLGGGWVGFLLTAFIGAVVLLLIVNLFTRGRAR; via the coding sequence ATGAATTTTCTCATCTATCTGATCGTGGGTGGCATTGCCGGCTGGCTGGCGAGCATCGTGATGAAGCGGGATGGCTCGCAAGGCATCATCCTGAATGTGGTGGTCGGCATCATCGGCGGTTTCCTGGGTGGCTGGTTGCTGCCGACGCTGGGCCTTGGCCTGGGTGGCGGCTGGGTCGGCTTCCTGCTGACCGCCTTCATCGGTGCGGTAGTGCTGTTGCTGATCGTCAATCTGTTCACCCGCGGCCGCGCGAGGTAA
- a CDS encoding 4'-phosphopantetheinyl transferase superfamily protein encodes MSWLDTPADWRLDGIAVWLLPHAARQRGEPAAREQLARALDMAPHALPITRDTQGRPHFIAPLHHLETGWSHSGEALLLALGEDIELGVDVERLRPRPRAMELAQRFYHPDETAWLRSLDDADARLLAFVRLWCVKEAVLKAHGQGIAFGLHRFHVRLDDDRVRLASCDPALGRPDDWRLHEWAPADGYRAALAWHPRGAVWRPAIMP; translated from the coding sequence GTGAGCTGGCTTGACACGCCGGCCGACTGGCGGCTCGACGGCATCGCGGTGTGGCTGCTGCCGCATGCAGCCCGCCAGCGCGGCGAGCCGGCCGCCCGCGAGCAGTTGGCGCGCGCGCTGGACATGGCGCCGCACGCGCTGCCGATCACCCGCGATACGCAGGGCCGCCCGCACTTCATCGCGCCGCTGCACCATCTGGAAACCGGCTGGAGCCACAGCGGCGAGGCGCTGCTGCTGGCGCTGGGCGAGGACATCGAACTCGGCGTCGATGTCGAGCGCCTGCGTCCGCGGCCCCGCGCGATGGAGCTGGCGCAGCGCTTCTATCATCCCGACGAGACCGCCTGGCTGCGCTCGCTCGACGATGCCGACGCGCGCCTGCTCGCCTTCGTGCGCCTGTGGTGCGTCAAGGAAGCCGTGCTGAAGGCGCATGGCCAGGGCATCGCCTTCGGCCTGCATCGCTTCCATGTCCGGCTCGACGATGACCGCGTGCGGCTGGCCAGCTGCGATCCCGCGCTGGGTCGTCCCGACGACTGGCGCCTGCACGAATGGGCGCCTGCTGACGGCTACCGCGCCGCGCTCGCCTGGCATCCGCGCGGCGCCGTGTGGCGGCCTGCGATAATGCCGTGA